A region of Trueperaceae bacterium DNA encodes the following proteins:
- a CDS encoding nucleotidyl transferase AbiEii/AbiGii toxin family protein, with product MDRGQIVSLLRALWEADVDYVLIGGLALNLHGLVRATEDIDLLLDPSADNVNRLRSALRSIYADPEVEKIEAAELAGKYPVVRYVPPGGNAPLDLIARLGTAFAFQDAEWLELDLEGVPVRVATPESLYAMKHRTGARDREDARRLAQAFGSSWDSGEEDD from the coding sequence GTGGATCGCGGCCAGATCGTGAGCTTGTTGCGGGCACTCTGGGAAGCCGACGTCGATTACGTGCTCATCGGCGGGCTTGCCCTCAACCTTCACGGTCTTGTGCGGGCTACAGAAGACATCGACCTGCTACTGGACCCGAGCGCCGACAACGTCAATCGCCTGAGGAGCGCCCTCCGCTCGATCTATGCCGATCCGGAAGTCGAGAAGATAGAAGCTGCGGAACTGGCGGGGAAGTACCCTGTTGTCCGATACGTTCCCCCGGGAGGCAACGCACCCCTGGACCTCATCGCCCGGCTTGGTACGGCATTCGCCTTCCAGGACGCGGAATGGTTGGAACTGGATTTAGAGGGCGTTCCGGTGAGAGTGGCAACACCGGAGAGCCTTTACGCGATGAAGCACCGGACCGGGGCCAGGGACCGGGAAGACGCACGACGGCTGGCTCAGGCCTTCGGCTCGAGCTGGGACTCAGGGGAGGAGGACGACTGA
- a CDS encoding nucleotidyl transferase AbiEii/AbiGii toxin family protein, whose product MPTEEEEKMLQEVLRVAGEADAPALAVGANARFLVLDERYGLPLRRLTQDWDFAVRLESWQGYQKLAAALTQDGAFLRTDPHRFVHSGTKIPIDLIPLGELAGAEKRIEWPETGRSMNVLGFDEAFQHAEEVELAGERIMVATPPWHVALKLFAYSDRAAERDLADIEFILENATEVLSERVFDELSSELADGHLQYDETGPYLLACDLRRQSSTMVIAGLLDVLSGLLDEADHLSLRRHLLGNVIEKIRRRSWMGLCAALRLSGEGCGSQSTEA is encoded by the coding sequence ATGCCAACTGAGGAGGAAGAGAAAATGCTGCAGGAGGTCCTTCGCGTTGCGGGAGAAGCGGATGCGCCGGCGCTGGCAGTCGGTGCAAACGCCCGCTTTCTTGTCCTCGACGAGAGGTACGGGTTACCACTGCGGCGACTGACACAAGATTGGGACTTCGCGGTGCGCCTCGAGAGCTGGCAAGGGTACCAGAAGTTAGCTGCAGCGCTTACCCAAGACGGTGCCTTTCTTCGAACGGATCCCCATCGGTTCGTACACTCAGGTACTAAGATTCCAATCGATTTGATTCCATTAGGGGAACTCGCCGGCGCCGAAAAGAGGATTGAGTGGCCGGAGACCGGGCGGAGCATGAACGTCCTGGGATTCGACGAGGCCTTTCAGCATGCAGAAGAAGTAGAACTCGCAGGAGAACGGATCATGGTAGCAACGCCGCCATGGCATGTCGCGCTCAAACTGTTCGCTTACTCCGACCGGGCTGCCGAGAGGGACTTGGCGGATATCGAGTTCATTCTCGAGAATGCCACTGAAGTCCTCTCGGAACGGGTCTTCGATGAACTCTCCAGCGAGTTGGCGGACGGGCACCTCCAATACGATGAGACAGGCCCCTACCTCCTTGCGTGTGACCTGCGTCGGCAGTCGTCGACAATGGTGATCGCCGGTCTGTTGGACGTCCTGTCGGGACTGCTCGATGAGGCTGACCACCTGTCGTTGAGACGGCATCTCCTGGGCAACGTAATCGAGAAAATCAGGAGGCGATCTTGGATGGGATTGTGCGCCGCTTTGAGGCTTTCAGGCGAGGGTTGCGGAAGCCAAAGCACTGAGGCGTAG
- a CDS encoding type IV toxin-antitoxin system AbiEi family antitoxin yields the protein MDLTGEENLLDAAVNHLRKLPGAKVTMGEREAAADRTPNVKADATITLKTASGEQKYLAEVKKVDKRSLSAVLAQLVHHSQMAGLSPLLIANPISEALVDTLLREGVQFVDGAGNMYLESPAFHAVVRGRTAEKFHTTDPFTPTGLKVLYVLLAYPELRQSTYREIAKISGVGLGSVSRTMNSLLREGHLIKGPSGAIHVRDFRNLLERWELGYLETLRQRLQPSSWRVTTIDRETLLHSLPSDVLVGGEEAAAALTGYLKPETVTLHCDKRRQQDLRVELRLLPTSENADVHILSPLKPVDRYVPAGAHTEFALAHPILVRAELLSLGGDRLREVAGRLLEDVILREQSHAN from the coding sequence ATGGATCTGACTGGCGAAGAGAACCTCCTCGACGCAGCTGTCAATCACCTCCGCAAACTTCCGGGCGCTAAGGTGACGATGGGCGAAAGAGAGGCTGCCGCCGATCGCACTCCCAATGTCAAAGCCGACGCGACGATCACTCTCAAAACCGCTTCCGGAGAACAGAAGTACCTGGCCGAAGTCAAGAAGGTGGATAAGCGCAGCCTCAGCGCGGTGCTGGCGCAGCTCGTTCATCATTCGCAGATGGCGGGATTGTCCCCCCTTCTAATCGCTAACCCCATCAGTGAGGCCCTAGTCGATACCCTCCTGCGCGAAGGAGTGCAGTTCGTCGATGGTGCGGGCAATATGTATCTCGAAAGCCCTGCCTTTCATGCTGTCGTCCGAGGGAGGACGGCAGAAAAGTTCCACACTACCGATCCGTTCACGCCGACCGGCTTAAAGGTTCTCTACGTACTCCTCGCCTACCCTGAACTTCGCCAGAGCACCTACCGCGAGATTGCGAAGATCAGTGGGGTTGGCTTGGGTTCGGTCAGTAGGACCATGAACAGCTTGCTCAGGGAAGGTCACCTCATCAAAGGGCCCTCAGGCGCTATCCACGTTAGAGACTTCCGGAACCTGCTCGAGCGATGGGAACTCGGCTACCTGGAAACACTCAGACAACGACTCCAACCCAGTAGTTGGCGAGTCACCACGATCGACCGTGAAACACTACTTCATTCGTTGCCAAGCGACGTGCTGGTAGGTGGCGAAGAAGCGGCTGCTGCGCTAACCGGTTATCTGAAGCCGGAAACGGTCACGCTTCACTGCGACAAGAGGCGTCAGCAGGACTTGCGTGTCGAGCTGAGGCTACTGCCCACATCAGAGAACGCAGACGTCCATATCCTCTCGCCGCTGAAACCAGTTGACCGATACGTGCCAGCAGGGGCGCACACCGAGTTCGCACTCGCCCACCCGATCCTGGTACGGGCAGAGCTTCTTTCGCTCGGCGGTGATCGCCTTCGTGAAGTGGCAGGCCGCCTTCTTGAGGACGTAATTCTCAGGGAGCAATCTCATGCCAACTGA
- a CDS encoding CapA family protein: MSGFDLVAFGDVAFQRPISRSAVGRVASWKERLSAESPALFFGNLEIPLTDGGTPSDKPVAFRGAPAGAADLAQMGFDVLSLANNHALDYGEAGLRDTMAALSENRVAHVGAGIGEESLSPHFVTIAGTKVAFVALCATVPRGYAAGDGRLGVAPLRAHQAVYVDGALFDEQPGTAPYIQSWPHEQDLQRAEELVRSARAQGADLVVAALHWGVPPMWLAPYQGFLAEYQRPMAERLVAAGVDVIFGHHPHVPHPWEWVDGKPVFWSLGNFIFQPYRVEHPQDGPTAPNLLSVKRPPETEEGLAVRIRVSEKAISGIEVVTFVLDEGGEPCPPSPQRHAAIMERLRSEDERGGGVPVEWRGLE; encoded by the coding sequence GTGAGCGGATTCGATCTGGTGGCCTTCGGCGACGTGGCGTTCCAACGCCCTATCTCGCGGTCGGCGGTCGGTCGCGTAGCCAGTTGGAAGGAACGCCTCTCGGCGGAATCTCCAGCACTCTTCTTCGGAAACCTCGAGATACCCCTCACCGATGGCGGCACGCCGTCAGATAAGCCTGTGGCGTTCCGTGGAGCACCAGCCGGTGCAGCCGACCTGGCGCAGATGGGTTTCGACGTCCTCTCGCTGGCGAACAACCACGCGCTCGACTACGGCGAAGCCGGACTTCGTGACACCATGGCTGCACTGTCGGAGAACCGGGTAGCCCACGTGGGTGCGGGCATCGGGGAGGAGTCGCTCAGTCCGCACTTCGTTACTATCGCGGGCACCAAGGTCGCCTTCGTCGCGCTCTGCGCGACCGTGCCCCGGGGCTACGCAGCCGGAGACGGACGGCTCGGTGTGGCGCCGCTGCGTGCCCATCAGGCCGTCTACGTGGACGGCGCGCTGTTCGACGAGCAACCTGGCACTGCGCCCTACATCCAGAGTTGGCCCCACGAACAGGACCTTCAGCGGGCGGAGGAACTGGTGCGCAGCGCAAGGGCCCAGGGTGCTGACCTCGTCGTTGCGGCTCTCCACTGGGGGGTGCCGCCCATGTGGCTGGCGCCCTATCAGGGCTTCCTCGCGGAGTACCAGCGGCCGATGGCCGAGCGCCTGGTGGCGGCGGGGGTGGACGTGATCTTCGGCCACCACCCGCACGTGCCGCACCCGTGGGAGTGGGTCGACGGGAAGCCGGTTTTCTGGAGTCTGGGGAACTTCATCTTCCAGCCGTATAGAGTCGAACATCCTCAGGACGGTCCTACAGCCCCGAATCTGCTCTCCGTCAAGCGTCCGCCGGAGACCGAGGAGGGTCTTGCGGTTCGGATACGGGTGAGCGAAAAAGCGATAAGCGGTATAGAAGTCGTCACCTTCGTACTGGACGAGGGCGGAGAACCGTGTCCGCCAAGTCCGCAGCGACACGCCGCGATCATGGAACGACTGCGGTCAGAAGATGAGCGCGGCGGCGGCGTACCGGTCGAGTGGCGCGGACTGGAGTAG
- a CDS encoding zinc-binding dehydrogenase, translating into MNAFVVESHGEIDDVEVKQWPRPEPAPDEVRLQVKACALNRADLSLLQGLSGPGIREKHLPVIPGVDIAGVIDAAGSEALEAGWRPGQPVVVYPGVFCGKCSYCRAGEETMCDHYQIIGEEVNGGLAEFAVVPARNLKLVPEGFPLVEAAAAPATFTTAWRMLINRGGMQPGDTILIVGVGSGVSTAAAAIGSRFGCRILGTSRDPAKAEKALELGFDAVQVGYERPFDEWVLEVTDGRGVDIVVDSVGAATWRQSIRSLARGGKLVICGATSGDQPDISIREIYQFHRQILGAPCGNLREFHRVMDLVFAGQLKPVVDKVFDLADAREAMRRLKGQDQFGKVVVVP; encoded by the coding sequence ATGAACGCATTCGTAGTCGAGTCGCACGGCGAGATCGACGACGTCGAGGTCAAGCAGTGGCCGAGGCCGGAACCGGCGCCAGATGAGGTCCGCCTCCAGGTGAAGGCCTGCGCCCTCAATCGCGCCGACCTGTCGCTCCTGCAGGGGCTAAGTGGGCCGGGAATACGGGAGAAGCACCTCCCCGTGATCCCTGGCGTCGACATCGCCGGGGTGATAGACGCGGCTGGCAGCGAGGCGCTCGAAGCTGGCTGGCGGCCCGGGCAGCCGGTGGTCGTCTACCCGGGGGTGTTCTGCGGCAAGTGCAGCTACTGCCGGGCCGGTGAAGAAACGATGTGCGACCACTACCAGATAATCGGGGAGGAGGTGAACGGTGGTCTTGCCGAGTTCGCGGTAGTACCGGCCCGCAACCTGAAGCTGGTGCCAGAGGGCTTCCCGCTCGTGGAAGCGGCAGCCGCTCCGGCCACCTTCACCACAGCCTGGCGGATGCTCATCAACCGGGGTGGGATGCAACCGGGCGACACAATCCTCATCGTGGGCGTCGGCTCCGGCGTCTCGACCGCGGCCGCTGCCATCGGTTCCCGCTTCGGCTGCCGCATCCTGGGCACCTCCCGAGACCCGGCCAAGGCAGAGAAGGCGCTCGAACTCGGTTTCGATGCGGTGCAGGTGGGTTACGAGCGGCCTTTCGACGAGTGGGTTCTCGAGGTCACCGATGGCCGGGGCGTCGACATAGTGGTGGACTCGGTGGGTGCGGCGACCTGGCGGCAGAGCATCCGGAGCCTCGCTCGGGGCGGCAAGCTGGTCATCTGCGGTGCCACCAGCGGCGACCAGCCCGATATCAGCATCCGCGAGATTTATCAGTTTCATCGGCAGATACTGGGCGCGCCGTGTGGCAACCTCCGGGAGTTCCATCGGGTGATGGACCTCGTCTTCGCGGGTCAGCTAAAGCCAGTGGTGGACAAGGTGTTCGACCTGGCCGATGCCAGAGAGGCCATGCGGCGGCTCAAGGGCCAGGATCAGTTCGGCAAGGTGGTAGTGGTTCCGTGA